A single genomic interval of Mycolicibacterium sp. MU0053 harbors:
- a CDS encoding ferritin-like domain-containing protein, with product MTSPVTSPEPQRPSEPAAAALFDALTVEHATVYGYGIVSARSTPEDNYLVAKAITAHRDHREALLSMLERRGVEAPLVAPGYQLPMQVDDAADAANLALRMENDAAVAWRAVVEQTDNSDERTYAVSALTQSAVDAAHWRQVLKIWPVTSAFPGGAE from the coding sequence ATGACATCGCCGGTCACCTCGCCCGAACCGCAACGGCCCTCGGAGCCGGCCGCCGCGGCCCTCTTCGACGCGCTCACCGTCGAGCACGCCACCGTCTACGGCTACGGCATTGTCTCCGCGCGCTCCACCCCCGAGGACAACTATCTGGTGGCCAAGGCGATCACCGCGCACCGCGACCACCGCGAGGCCCTGCTGAGCATGCTCGAGCGACGCGGTGTCGAGGCACCGTTGGTGGCACCCGGTTATCAGCTGCCGATGCAGGTCGACGACGCCGCCGACGCGGCGAACCTGGCGCTCCGGATGGAGAACGACGCCGCGGTGGCGTGGCGTGCCGTGGTCGAACAGACCGACAACAGCGATGAACGCACCTATGCGGTTTCGGCGCTGACCCAGAGCGCCGTCGACGCCGCCCACTGGCGGCAGGTGCTCAAGATCTGGCCGGTCACCAGCGCGTTCCCGGGCGGCGCCGAGTAG